The genomic region CCAAACCAACCGTAACGCAAGCTCACGCGTACGGCGTCGAGCGAGATTTTGGAGTAGGCGAATAGCGAGGATCCCACATTTCGTGGCCTTTTCGGAATCTCCACACGTGCATAATTGTCGTTGGAATTTGGCTGGTTTGGCTTGCGCGAGAAATTAGTAGATGATAgggacaaagaaaaaaccaacgaaaaaccaaacggAGAAAATTTATCCACCGTACACAACATGATAACCGGCAAGAAACGCAATACCGGAGCCCTCGGCTGGAACACGGCTCAACTTTGGTTTCTTTCCTAAGAACCGCACAGCCTCACGAGGCAACATTCTTTCACGAGTTGCCCCTTTGCTGTTGAAATCAGAGAAAATCTGCCGGTGGCTCTGATTAAACTTGCGTACATGTTCCGTGCCAGAGTGTgcaaatgaatgaattaaaaGATTAGAATACTGCTGACGCGACCGACAAAGTCGTCCCATCCCGTCCGCCGTTGGCGAGAGTTCACCGAACGAATGTTTCCGGAGAAAAATGCTTTCAACATTCCACcggggaggagggaaaatgtTATATCTTGTGTGTAGCAATGTTGCGGAAAGCCAGATATGTTGGTTTCGTGGCCTCGTAAGCTGCCGGTAAAACTTTGCCGACACTGGCACGTGATCTTCCGGATTGGAGatcttattttttatcatgagctctttaaacaaaaaaaactcttgaggaaatatttttaatccttCGAGAATTTCTCGAGGACTGACATAAGTGGATGAAGCGACGTTTTTTCTCTATCCTGTGTTATGAGTTTGGATGGCAATTATAGCTGTAGTATGTGGTTTCAATAACTCCATGTGTGGAGCACTAGATAACAACTTTGCAAATTTCCAGAATGCTACGAAGctaaatgtaaatttatttgcatAAAAGTTCCATAAACCAACTTTGTTTACTATGTCAATCTTCATTTAGTTGAAAATGATTAACAGAAATAATCCTATCAACTGTTCTTACACACGTTATATATTCTGAgggtaattttaattatttaactGTCTTTTCAAAATATGCTGTAAGTCGTTAGCGCATTTATAGCAGCTGACAGCACGCATGTCATGCAACACGGGCGCCATCTATGCCGTAAAAATGGCACTAAAGCGAACGTTGACAGATTTGAATTTGACATTGTTTGTGCCAAAGACGCTTTATTCTGTGCAAAAGTAAACACCAGCAAACATGGCCCGAAAAGCGGAAATACAAATTCAAAGCCCTCCCGCCGACGTGATCTCTGCGGTCAAGTTTGCACCGAAAACAAACCAGTTCATTCTCGTGTCCTCCTGGGACACCAGCGTCCGTTTGTACGATGTGGTCAACAATACGCTGCGACACAAGTTTTTCCACACCTCGCCGGTGCTGGACTGCGCGTTTCTGGTAGGTTTCGGTGGTGTACGCTTCCGTTGGCCGGAAGGAAATTGAACGTTTGTTTTGGGCTTTCAGGACTCGGTGAAAACGGTTAGCGGTGGATTGGACAACACGGTCAAGTTGTACGATTGGAACACGCACATCGAGCAAGACCTCGGGACGCATAATGCGGCGGTGCGGTGCGTGGAGTACGCGTCGATGGTCAACGGTGTGCTGACGGGAAGTTGGGACCGTACGGTGAAGTTTTGGGATGCGCGTGGAAAAGAATGCATCGGGACGTACGATCAGAGCGCGGGCAAGGTTTACGGCATGAGCTGCGTCGAAGAGCGGCTCGTTGTGGCAACCTCCGATCGGAAGGTGTTGATCTGGGACCTCCGCCATATGGGCAACTACGTGGAGCGACGCGAATCATCGCTCAAGTACCAAACGCGCACGGTTCGCTGCTTCCCGAACAAGGTAGGATATGTGATGAGTTCGATCGAGGGTCGTGTCGCGCTGGAATACTTCGACCCGGATCCGGAGGTGCAGAAGAAAAAGTTCGCCTTCAAGTGCCACCGCTCGAAGGAGAACAACGTCGAGCTAGTCTACCCGGTGAATGCGATCAGCTTCCACAACGGCTACAACACCTTCGCGACCGGTGGCTCCGACGGGTACGTGAACATTTGGGACGGATTCGAGAAGAAACGCCTGTGCCAGTTCCACCTCTATGACAGTTCGATTTCGAGTCTTTGCTTCAGCGACGATGGAAGTGCGCTGGCGATCGCCTGCTCGTACATGGACGAGGCGGAACAACCGCCAGAACCGTACCCGGATCCGACACTCTACGTGCGCTTCGTGAGCGAACAGGAGGCCAGACCGAAAAAGAGCTAAATGCCATTCCGTGTAAATGTATTTCATCTAACCATTGATAAGCCTGTACTTTTagaattttataaaacatcTCTAATTCATGTTGCCTTCTTTTTATTGACCCCTTTCGCTGGAGGGTATTATGTAATGAAAGAAGCTTCTTTCCTTGAAATCACTTAACCATCCGTTCGTTTTAATCAAGCCGTAGTTTTCCTCATCATATGTAGGTCATCAGCAGCCATGTATCcggattgaaattgaatggttTCATCTTTCCCAGCAGCAAGAAAGCAACTGTTTATACGAGCGCTTTATTGACGAAATCTGTTTGATGTTCGATGCGGCGCACTGCGAGCAACTTCAGCCAGCTGCCAAAAAGTAGAAAGCCCGAAAATTAACTCTTGCCGCAAATCGGTCAGTTACATTTCGTCAGCAAACACCGGACGGACGTTCATCGTGGCGCCCTTGCTACGGGCTAACCCAAACGGGGAAACTTTCATGCTGCGATTGAGCGAAGGTTTTAGCAATTTACCAAACAGCACTCCAATCGCTGTCGGAAGAACTTGCTTTGACTGGCCGCCGTCATCTTGTGGCTCGTAGCTGCCGTACCAATCGTGTCGGAATGCAGCTACTCCAATGGATACACGAAAAGCGAACACCACATTTGCTCCGACGAACCATGGCTGCTGTCTAACTCGTCCTAGAAATCTAACCATTGCGGATTGCTTTCGGTCGAAAGTTGGAATTTACGCCCCGGGAAAGGTTCTTCAGATGTTGGCCCAAAAAATGCCCAGTCTCTCCGACGATGGTTGagttctcttcttttttttctgtcgaaTTGTAACCTTATTTTCCCCGGGATGGTAACGCGCACGCCGTGCAAACTTTGGCCATAAAATTGTGTCCGATAAACGGAAAGACAAGCGCAAGTCGTTTTTGGTAAATGGTCGTTGTGGCCATTTCGGTGCCATTTCAGGCCACTCTGCCGCACGTTTCCTTTCCACCGGTCCTGCCCGGTGGTCTTCGCGAATGGCCCGAGCTGTTTCCAGCCGTTTCCGGGAGATATGTTACTTCTGCGTGTGCGGGTGGGCACACTCATGTTAAGTTTTGCCACATTCCGAAACCCGAGGAACCGATGCTGGTCCTATCCAAGGGGCAGAGATGTGCAAACTTTAGCGAAAGAACTGATACCACCGATCAATTGACACGGAGAAACCATAGGCGGTCGGGGAGTCGGGGAGTCGGGGTGGAAAAGATGACGGAACTTGAGCAAATGgaagaaagttttccccctcccACCGACAGGGTGAGGGTCAACGTGGTACAAGAAACTCGCAGCTTCGTCCACCGAGTGGACACTTTTTGCGTTCGCTGAGTAAGTGGATTTCCACTAAAACGTCGATGGGCGGCGATTTGCTTTGATCGagtgaaaattgattttctgcCCCGGACAAAGCGGCGTCCTTTCGCCTCAAAGTGAttgttatgtttatttacatCACATTATGTTAAACTTCCCGCTCTCGGAAAGTGGACGTTGCGGGTGGTGTCTTGGACCCGGTCCGTAATGGAGGGACCGCATTTTCGTTATCAGTCTGGATGCAGTCTGTTATTAAGGTCAATAACTGAGATTGGAACGAACGAATGGAAAGCCATTACAATCGGAAACAAGCTTCCCAAGATATTCCATACCAATACGCAATAAGTAAGGTTATGTTTCCTCCTTCGTGCTCGACCTTAACCTTAATCCTTTGCACTGCGCGCCGGAATCCCTTTCGGGTACTCGAAAGGACGCCGTTCGCTGTTggtaattgattttgtttccgATTTTCTGTTCTATTAGtttgatttattaaaaattctctCCGGTCCGATGTAAACTTGTAAAGAATCGTAGGGAGTAAAACATAACATCCTTCGAGTGGAACGCCGACCTTGCAGTGGATCGGTTTTCGTACTCCCAGCCCTTCCCCTGCTGCCGGTCCATCGTTGTTGATTCAATGCTGGCCATAACGCTCGAATGGCGTTTGATGAACTTTTCCTTTTGAAGTCCTCGCATACATCGAGTGgggctctctctctccctccgcGTTTGGTTTAaccctttttcttcctcgaTGACTTTGTGCGAACcggcgaaggaaggaaagcgaGGAAGTTCCGTTCCgtaatggaaataaatgaacCGATTTATACCATCTCCCGCTAGGAAACGGTTCTTCACCGCCGACGAACGATAGCATACGTtcgggtttttcttctttttacgAAGCCCTTCTTGGGACTTTCTTCCTTTGTACGACCGGGATGAAAGTGGGACGCGAGCAAGAAAGTTCGAGGTTAATCACGTACCAGGGGGTGAGGTAGTGAGTAGTCCGGGACCTCCGTCTCCAGCACATCCGGTTTGAAAGATGAAAGCGAATGTGAAGCAATATGTTCCCGGCGTGCTCGTGGAGTTGTGTACGGCATAAACCCTGCAACCCCAAAAAAATGCCACGCAACCGAGCGAAGGAGTGGCAAGTTTAGGTTATGGTCGCAAATTTGTCTATGACCACCGTATCCCTCCCTCCCCGGCTCCCTATTCCTCCCGCCGATACACCGATGGAAAATGTCATTACTTTTCTCGATTGCGTCGAGCAATCTACGCTGATGGCGATCGTTACTCGTAGGATCTTTATGTGAGTGGTGCTCGAATGCACGTTCCGCACTCCCTCTCACCCTTCCCGCCTACCAGGACCTAAGGTTCACCGAAACCGGACATCTGCTGACCAACGCCGCCCCGACATCGACCGGACGAGCTTTGGTTTTCCCGTGGACGGTCGTAAATAGTACTTCATTACGGTTTCTCTAGGATCGTCTGTAATCTACCGACCCTTCCGCGTACTTCCGCCTTCCGTAGCAGGTggccatttttcattccagaCACAGCACTCAAAACTTCCCCTGGCCCTTCACCTTCCGTTGGCGACCCAAACagaggggggaggaaaaaaagtctATAAGGAAATTACATCATTTATGAATGATTCATTTAGTGTGGCACACAGCAATATGGCATTCCGGAAGCGTCCTTTCCTTTACCTACTGGGGCGGGTGGCTAGGAGGCGGCCAGAAAAGCGAATAAACGCCCGAGTTCGTGTCAACGACTGTCACGTTTCGCAATCGATTCACGGTTTATGCTGgcctttttcccccatttccgggagggggttggtttttttacGCTTCGGTTCTGCGCTCTCAGAACTCGGCACTCATTAATGTTTTACGCCAGCTGGTGTTCGGGGCGCGTGACTCCTCGTGCCGGGAGGGTTCATTTTAATCTAGCTCGGATCCTTTCGCGCCCACGAGGACGAGAAAAAGTGGTGGGAATAGAATATTATTTCACCTTATCAGCACGAACTCGTCCCTCCCGCCCCGAAACCGTCAGTCCTGCCCCTGTGCAGTGGAAGAATTTTTCCTCCTAAGAGGTCCTTACTTCCGACGGTAAAGCAAACAGCCAACCGACCTCGCTGGAACGTACCGTGGGCTTCTTTTAAAACTCAGCTTTAGTTCTGTATTATTATTTGAggtcgtttttttccccgtttcggTTTCCTTCCGAAAGTTCTCCCGGGTGATGGTATCTTCTTGTTACTaaccgtgtttttttctttttttaccatCGCTCGCTGTTACGTGCATATTTTACCCCTCTTATCTATGGATAAAAACGGTAGAAAAAgaactttttatgtaactttggTGACATTGTGCTATTCCCGGCGAACCGGCGTTTGAAAGGTGTACCACCCGAAAAAGTTCTCTCAACTGCCAACGTGGCCTGTGGGGTGGGGGAGGTGGAAATCCACCTGCTTGCCGGGTAGTTGCACATCTTCCGCGATGAAAATGAGGAGGCAGAAATCCTTTTGATGGGAgaatttttaaccatttttttttcttttcttcttcaagaTAGAGCAAGCGTCTTCTTATATACCGACGGCACGTTTTTATCTTCCATTGTGCTCCGGGTCCGCGTTCCGTCCAAAATGGCGCAACCAGGAATCTGCCGAACTGCCTCCGGGGAGGTGGAGCATgaacttttccctcccggaTTTCgattgtttactttgcatttctCGGGCAATGAGATTCTCCATTTCgttattgtttggttttgcgCCTCGCGATAAGATAGCGCGCAATGTTTGCACTTCGATTGTCGGTGGCCGGGCGTTTGGCAATGTTATGTTGTTTCAGCGACGTTTGTGTTGTGAGAACGCTTTTCTCTTCCCCGGGAAGCCTATCTATCGGTTGTGATATGAGTGCACCTTTTTCTATCTCAGATCAACGTAATTTCTTCTTTCTCCGACGCAACGGACACAACGGATTATGCGGAAAATAATGCTGAGTAAACAATTCGCAGGCGGATTGGAAAACACACATTGACTAGGAGCGCAACATTTTATCCCAAACCGGGTGCCATTCAGCCAACCGAAACTGCACGGAAaccggaatgaaaaaaaacagaaatccCCGGAAAATGGacagttttatttccttccacgcacagtgtttccctttttattttattgcaaaacccGTTGACCCGTTGAACCCGTTCTTCTACTGTTTGTGCTGCCCTTTTTCCCGGGGAGGAATGATGTCCTCCCCCCGGATGGAGCTTTGGTCCGGAAGGTGGTGAGATTTAATATCCGGTCCGTGGGCGTTTTGGAGTAGAAGAAATAGCGAAAGAAATCGTGTTTTTCGTCTTCGCTCCCTCCCCCCGGGAAACTCTATTTTTGGGCGTCCGTTGAACCATATCGGGGGGACCGTTTGGGGAAAGTTTACTCGTGTGTCCCGGTTTCCGTTTTCCAGGTGTGGTAATGGTTACCGGTTGCTTGGTTACCGCGTAGATACGAAGGGATAGCAAAAATACTAAAATCGCCATAATCCTATCCCAACGGTGGAAATTTGGAGgatattcaaaaacaaaaattccaaAACGTCGTGGGTCGTAAAACCCCCGTCTGTGCACATTCCCAGAACGGCCAGCGATCCGTCAAAACCCTATTTGCACCGGGGAAGGTCAAATAAAAACGGCACCGAAATCCTCTCATCcttttcttcaaaaaaaacTCGTAGACAAAGCgttaattttaattgctttCAAAAGCGGGACGGCTTCAAAGCGCTGTTTCGCTTTACTTTTctgatattattttaaatggaAGCGAAAATTCATGGATTATAATCCTTATCGCAGCCACCACCGAACGGGCATTAGAAAGCATTTTTATGACGACGATAAAACGGATAAGTCGATAAGCAAACGCTTCACCCATTTTATATGCTTTCCATTGCAAATCGCTTATTTATTGTCGCGTTCGCGCTTTGGAAAAAGCTAAATCACTCCCCGCACAGGGGATTAACAATTTTCCAATGTtgattttaaatgtaaaacgAATGTGCGCTGTTTTCCTCCAACGCATTAGCGACTCCGGTGTGTTTGTCTGTgacgttttttctttcaaacattatttcaCAAAACTCAGCTAACGATCTGTGGCGAGGTACGTGATAATTGGTTTGTACTGCTTCTAAAGGTGGGTGAAAAGTTCTCCCGAGTTTCATTTTTACAGCAAATAAACATCGGCAACAATGGTACAGAAACTTTACCCACCcagacacaaacaaacacccggTGAAAGAAAGTGCAGTTGTTGCAGTACGTCAGCAGGTGAGGAATTATCTGCACGTGTCCTTGCATGGTGCGGACTCGAGTTTTCCCGCTTGCGTCTAcagaaaaacactttttaattcTTTAGTTGCGGGGGGGATTTTCCCTCACAACTGGCAATAATTTTAAACTACCCCCGATCCTAACAACCGGGAAtgggggaaagttttccccacGTCAGTGAAGGCATGAATTTTACATTTCACTACTAAAAGTACTTTGGCAGTCAAGAAGTCTAAAGGGAACGCTCGCTTTCCACTCGCCAGCAATGCTGTCATTTCGTGTCGTCGCGTGgttgaaacataataattcTTTTCACATTTCTCCTCTCCCCCCACCCGTTTCCGTGAAGAATTGTAAAAGTCACTGAATGTCGTCTGGCGGTCGTTTACGAAAGGTTGGTGGAGCATCCCATAACGACCTGCGAGGACGGAAAATCTAACCAGCGACAGCGAAACctatgcgtgtgtgttttcatttaattctTCACCGTGGGGAGGAAGAAATAAATTGTGCAGTCGCTTCGTTTCGCTTCGGttcgagtttttcttttcggacgcggtgtgtgtgtgtgtgtgtgttccgggGGCCTTCTGCCACGGCAAGCGGCACGGTTTGATAATGATGGCTGTACGGGTTGTACGCACCATGCGAAAGAACGTAGCATTTTCACTTCCAACGTGGAGCGTAGAACTCCCACGCAGAATGAGCCCGCTGAGAGTCACAAATTCCGGTccggcatttttttttccccccaaccAGAGGCTGTTGCTCGATGAAATTTCCACGTGCAGCACAAAAAGgggatgatgaaaaataaaaaccgcacCACACCGTGGCCAGATTTGGGAAAATGAAACCTCGCAAGAGCCCCGTTTAGACAAAAACCAGTTCAAAGGACATTCCCATTTTTGAGCGGGGAAGGGGAGGAGAAGGGAGGGGGGAAGtagaaatttatttacatttattttatttccagcgagcgtcgaagcacttcagGTCCCGGGCAGAAGTACATAAATCATGATCAACCGAGGAAGcaagaaaatcgaaacaaaaaaaaaactaatcccCACCAAATCCTTTCGctttccacctttttccccAGCTCCAGTTTGCCATTTTCTTTACCACCACGTGGGCGTAGGCCTCCATTGCCCAGGTGATTAATAATGTTGACACAGCAATTCGAACTGATTTGCGCTGATGGAATCGTCGGATTCGGTTCCGAAATGGTGACGCCTTGCAAAGGTCTACGTTCTTTCGGCGTGCCATAAAGTCATCGGCACAAAAATGACTTACCATTTCTCACCAAAAACAACGCAACAAAAGACGGGCCTCCTCCACCTCCAGGGCGACCTTCCGGAAACGGAACCGAGGCGCCCGGATGACGAACGAACGCACCGGTGTCGTAAAAATTAACCATCTTTATTTCCGAAGCGTATCTTCATTAAAGTCAACGACGGTTGAAATCCAAGAAGGCGCGAGCGACGCGGCCTCCTGTCGTATGTATACCTAACCTTGGCGGAACTTGCTATATTTACAAATACTGATACGGAACGTGCCGTTTCCGGGGTGGTTCTCTCCTGACGGTGGGTTCTCCTCGTTTAGACGAAGCTGGAagtcatcatcaccatcgccatcatGCTCGCACTCAGCAGCATCGCTACACCGACGCTACTTCCGAGCGGGGGAGCTGTTCCGGTTGCGCCGAGGATGCCAGCCGCCGCCAGCCGACTTGAGGCCGGTGTGGTACCCTCGTACTGGTAGTTGAGCGCGTTGTCGGCGAACGGTTCTCCGTTGGCACCCGCGTACAGGTACTTCTCGTCGCTG from Anopheles coustani chromosome 3, idAnoCousDA_361_x.2, whole genome shotgun sequence harbors:
- the LOC131260663 gene encoding mitotic checkpoint protein BUB3-like — encoded protein: MARKAEIQIQSPPADVISAVKFAPKTNQFILVSSWDTSVRLYDVVNNTLRHKFFHTSPVLDCAFLDSVKTVSGGLDNTVKLYDWNTHIEQDLGTHNAAVRCVEYASMVNGVLTGSWDRTVKFWDARGKECIGTYDQSAGKVYGMSCVEERLVVATSDRKVLIWDLRHMGNYVERRESSLKYQTRTVRCFPNKVGYVMSSIEGRVALEYFDPDPEVQKKKFAFKCHRSKENNVELVYPVNAISFHNGYNTFATGGSDGYVNIWDGFEKKRLCQFHLYDSSISSLCFSDDGSALAIACSYMDEAEQPPEPYPDPTLYVRFVSEQEARPKKS